The segment CAGTGCGGAGACGGAAGCTAATCAACTCAGCCGCCGCTGTCAATCATTAATTTTCATGTTCTCGCAAAATATTTTTTCAATGATCTCAGTGCCTTGCTTTCGCTAAGCGCGGATTGGGAATCTATGCAAACCCGATCCGAATGTCAACAACTCTTTCAAAGCTTCTTAATCTTAACTTCTTCATAAATCCGCCCTTCCGCTGTCGTGCTCCCTTCAGGATTACTGCCACAACTTCAAAGCTAAAAACTAAGCCCCAGTCAGGGATTCCAAAGGGGCTTAGTCTCTTTGACCTCCGGAGGCGAAATCAAATTATCAAAAGCGCGAAGCGCATCAACTTCCCGGCTTCAACAGCCGAGGAAGAGGTTCTAGAGAAAACTAGGACCGGGGTCAAGGGGTTTTTGAATTATTGTTGGTATCCTGCCTTGGTAGCCTAATACACCCTCTTAAACTCAAGCGACTAACCACTCAAAGACAGCGCTACTCTCTCGTTATTCAAATAAAGCCCCCGACAGCAAAACACTGCGGGGGCCTAACATAACATATTTTAAAACCGCTATTCGCCGAGATACGCCTTCTGAATATCCGGGTTATCAAGAAGCTTTGAAGCTTCATCTTCCATAACCACACTCCCGGTCTCAAGCACATAGCCGCGATGGGCCATGCTCAAAGCAACCTTGGCGTTCTGCTCAACCAGAATTACCGTCGTCCCAAGCTTATTGATCTCTTTAATAATATCAAAAATCTGCTTGACGATAAGAGGTGCAAGACCAAGGGAAGGTTCATCAAGCAGCAAAACCTTGGGGCGACTCATAAGAGCCCTTCCGATAGCCAGCATCTGCTGCTCCCCACCGGAAAGAGTTCCTCCGGCCTGCCTGCGTCTTTCGCGCAGGATGGGAAACATTGCAAAAACCCGCTCCATATCATCAGCGATTTCGTTATCGCTACGGAAAAAAGCCCCCATATCGAGGTTTTCTTCAATGGTCAGCCGCGGGAAGATGCGCCTTCCTTCAGGAACCTGACAGAGTCCCATGGCAGGCAAACGGTCGGACGCAACTTTATTAATACGTTCGCCTTTGTAATAAATCTCACCGGCGGTGGCCTCGACGATATTGCAGATGGTCATCAGGGTTGTGGATTTCCCGGCACCATTGGCACCGATGATGGAAACAATTTCCCCTTCCATTACCTTGATGCTGATACCTTTCAGGGCTTTGATACTGCCATATCCAGCATGGACATCACGAAGTTCTAAGATAGGTTCTGACATGGCTTAATCCTTATTTGCCTTCATTCTACGCTTGGGAGGCAACAAACCCTGCGGTCTGAAGAGCATCATCAGGGTCATGACACCACCAAAAACCAGCATGCGATAGAGTTCAAAATCCCTGAAAATCTCCGGCAGAGCAATCAGGGCCAGCGCGCCGAGGATAACACCGGGGATTGACCCCATACCACCGAGAACAACCATGGAAAGAACCATTGCCGATTCAAGGAAGGTGAATGATTCCGGGCTGACAAAGCGCATACGGGCAGCAT is part of the Desulfovibrio sp. JC022 genome and harbors:
- a CDS encoding ABC transporter ATP-binding protein, translating into MSEPILELRDVHAGYGSIKALKGISIKVMEGEIVSIIGANGAGKSTTLMTICNIVEATAGEIYYKGERINKVASDRLPAMGLCQVPEGRRIFPRLTIEENLDMGAFFRSDNEIADDMERVFAMFPILRERRRQAGGTLSGGEQQMLAIGRALMSRPKVLLLDEPSLGLAPLIVKQIFDIIKEINKLGTTVILVEQNAKVALSMAHRGYVLETGSVVMEDEASKLLDNPDIQKAYLGE